Proteins from a genomic interval of Pseudoruegeria sp. SHC-113:
- a CDS encoding N-formylglutamate amidohydrolase produces MSTPVTQLEEIAQGNAPAALVNPTGAGPFLLVCEHASCRIPAEFDGLGLEDEARESHIAWDPGALPVAARMARNLDAPLVISTVSRLVYDCNRPPNAHDAMPARSERFTVPGNGAVTREERARRTRTYYEPFRDLLEETLRSFRQPPLLVTVHSFTPTYNGTPRAVELGILHDEDSRLADQMLTLAPGFTPMNTQRNAPYGPADGVTHTLKQHGILNGLLNVMLEIRNDLIATPESQADVADALSRLLSASLTEMRIDANRPEAL; encoded by the coding sequence TTGTCGACACCTGTCACACAGCTGGAAGAGATCGCGCAGGGCAATGCGCCGGCGGCGCTTGTGAATCCGACAGGCGCGGGCCCGTTCCTGTTGGTCTGCGAACATGCGTCCTGCCGGATCCCCGCCGAGTTCGACGGGCTGGGGCTGGAAGACGAGGCCCGCGAAAGCCATATCGCCTGGGATCCCGGCGCCCTGCCCGTGGCCGCCCGCATGGCGCGCAATCTGGATGCGCCGCTGGTGATCAGCACGGTGTCGCGGCTGGTGTACGATTGCAACCGCCCCCCCAATGCCCATGACGCCATGCCCGCGCGCAGCGAGCGTTTCACCGTGCCCGGAAACGGCGCGGTGACCCGCGAAGAACGCGCCCGGCGCACGCGCACCTATTACGAGCCCTTCCGCGACCTTCTGGAGGAAACCCTGCGCAGCTTCCGCCAGCCGCCGCTGCTCGTCACCGTGCATTCCTTCACACCTACCTACAATGGCACCCCCCGCGCGGTGGAGCTCGGCATCCTGCATGATGAGGACAGCCGCCTTGCCGACCAGATGCTCACCCTCGCGCCCGGCTTCACACCGATGAACACCCAGCGCAACGCGCCCTACGGCCCGGCGGATGGCGTGACCCATACGCTGAAGCAACATGGCATCCTGAACGGCCTGCTGAATGTAATGCTGGAAATCCGCAATGATCTGATCGCCACGCCGGAAAGCCAGGCCGACGTGGCCGACGCCCTGAGCCGCCTGCTGAGCGCAAGCCTCACCGAAATGCGCATCGACGCGAACAGACCGGAGGCCCTATGA
- a CDS encoding DUF333 domain-containing protein produces the protein MTLPLAALAALAACNDSTRDVDQVDLANPAAVFCVESNGVYEIREDPEGNQYGVCITEEGEFDAWELYRKSQGESA, from the coding sequence ATGACCCTCCCCCTCGCCGCCCTCGCGGCTCTGGCCGCCTGCAACGACTCGACGCGCGACGTGGATCAGGTCGATCTGGCGAACCCCGCCGCCGTGTTCTGCGTGGAGAGCAACGGCGTCTACGAGATTCGCGAAGATCCGGAGGGCAACCAATACGGCGTGTGCATCACCGAGGAGGGTGAGTTTGACGCCTGGGAGCTCTACCGCAAATCCCAGGGCGAAAGCGCCTGA
- a CDS encoding MurR/RpiR family transcriptional regulator has protein sequence MPDPSDTIAERLQQAYDALTRAERQLAASILENYPVSGLGTITTVAQAAGVSTPTVARMVQKLGYKGFPEFQAELRRELEAKISDPIAKHDTWAGRAPDAHILNRFTEAVSGNIRQTLAQIDPESFDSACALLADTGRGVYVVGGRITRALADYFFLHTQVLRPRVTLIQSISNAWPHYLLEVEEGDVVVILDVRRYENSTLKLAEMAAARGAKIILFTDQWRSPVSQYADHVFSCRIEVPSAWDSGVTLMLLLETVIAEVQERTWPETRKRMEALEDMFDRTKFFRKFT, from the coding sequence ATGCCAGATCCCTCCGACACCATCGCCGAACGTCTGCAACAGGCCTATGACGCCCTAACCCGCGCCGAGCGCCAGCTGGCGGCGTCGATCCTTGAGAACTACCCGGTCTCGGGGCTGGGCACGATCACCACGGTGGCGCAGGCGGCAGGGGTCTCCACGCCCACGGTGGCGCGGATGGTGCAGAAGCTGGGCTACAAGGGGTTTCCTGAGTTTCAGGCCGAGTTGCGGCGCGAGCTTGAGGCCAAGATCTCGGATCCGATCGCCAAGCACGATACATGGGCCGGGCGCGCGCCCGATGCCCATATCCTGAACCGTTTCACAGAGGCAGTGAGCGGCAACATCCGCCAGACGCTGGCGCAGATCGACCCGGAGAGCTTTGATTCGGCCTGCGCGCTGCTCGCCGACACCGGGCGCGGTGTTTACGTGGTGGGTGGGCGCATCACGCGGGCCTTGGCGGATTACTTCTTCCTGCACACGCAGGTGTTGCGCCCGCGAGTGACGCTGATCCAGTCGATCTCAAACGCCTGGCCGCATTACCTGCTGGAGGTGGAGGAGGGCGACGTCGTGGTGATCCTCGATGTGCGCCGCTACGAGAACAGCACGCTCAAGCTTGCCGAAATGGCGGCGGCGCGGGGGGCGAAAATCATCCTGTTCACCGATCAATGGCGCTCGCCCGTCTCGCAATATGCCGATCACGTCTTCTCCTGCCGGATCGAGGTGCCTTCGGCCTGGGATTCGGGTGTGACGCTAATGCTTCTGCTGGAAACCGTAATCGCCGAGGTGCAAGAGCGCACCTGGCCCGAAACCCGCAAGCGCATGGAAGCGCTGGAAGACATGTTCGACCGGACGAAATTCTTCCGGAAGTTCACTTAA
- a CDS encoding TRAP transporter large permease subunit, with the protein MSYEMIAILMFSTMMLMLFTGQRVFGAIGFVASMAAVMLWGTGGSDIPFSSAMKLMKWYPLLTLPMFIFMGYVLSESKIADDLYKMFHVWMGPVNGGLAIGTIGLMVLISAMNGLSVAGMAIGATIALPELLRRGYDKRMVTGVVQAGSSLGILVPPSVVLVLYAMIARQPVGQLWLAGIVPGLMMAAMFILYIYIRCRIQPELGPALKEEARAVPMAEKLRLLRAGLLPLGIFAAMMVPFVNGWTSLVESSAIGALTAFAAAVLKGRMTKEVFETSVRQTLAISCMFMWIILAALGFGAVFDGLGAVRAIDNLFTEQLGLDPWMILVLMQLSFLVMGTFLDDTAMLVIVAPLYVPLVKALGFDLIWYGVLYTITTQIAYMTPPFGYNLFLMRAMAPPEIGLRDIYASILPFVCVMVLALVLVMCFPQIAMWLPNYVYGK; encoded by the coding sequence ATGAGCTACGAGATGATCGCCATCCTGATGTTCTCCACCATGATGCTGATGCTCTTCACGGGCCAACGGGTGTTTGGCGCCATCGGCTTCGTGGCCTCCATGGCGGCCGTGATGCTCTGGGGGACGGGCGGCTCCGACATCCCCTTCTCCTCCGCCATGAAGCTGATGAAATGGTATCCGCTGCTCACCCTGCCGATGTTCATTTTCATGGGCTACGTGCTGTCGGAATCCAAGATCGCCGATGATCTCTACAAGATGTTCCACGTCTGGATGGGCCCCGTGAACGGCGGGCTGGCCATCGGGACGATCGGGCTGATGGTGCTGATCTCGGCCATGAACGGCCTGTCCGTGGCCGGTATGGCCATCGGTGCGACGATTGCTCTGCCCGAGTTGTTGCGCCGTGGCTATGACAAGCGGATGGTCACGGGGGTGGTGCAGGCAGGCTCAAGCCTGGGCATTCTTGTGCCACCTTCCGTCGTCCTCGTGCTTTACGCGATGATCGCGCGCCAGCCCGTGGGCCAGCTGTGGCTCGCCGGGATCGTGCCGGGGCTGATGATGGCGGCGATGTTCATCCTCTATATCTACATCCGCTGCCGCATCCAGCCCGAGCTGGGCCCCGCCCTGAAGGAAGAGGCCCGCGCGGTGCCGATGGCCGAGAAGCTGCGCCTGCTGCGCGCTGGCCTGCTGCCGCTTGGGATCTTCGCCGCGATGATGGTGCCCTTCGTGAACGGCTGGACCTCGCTCGTGGAAAGCTCCGCCATCGGCGCGCTCACCGCCTTCGCGGCGGCCGTGCTGAAGGGGCGCATGACGAAAGAAGTGTTTGAAACCTCCGTGCGCCAGACGCTCGCCATCTCCTGCATGTTCATGTGGATCATCCTCGCCGCCCTGGGCTTCGGCGCGGTGTTTGACGGCCTCGGCGCGGTGCGCGCGATCGACAACCTCTTCACCGAGCAGCTCGGCCTTGATCCCTGGATGATCCTCGTGCTGATGCAGCTGAGCTTCCTCGTCATGGGCACCTTCCTTGACGACACCGCCATGCTTGTGATCGTCGCCCCGCTCTACGTGCCGCTCGTGAAAGCGCTCGGCTTCGATCTGATCTGGTATGGTGTGCTTTATACGATCACCACGCAGATCGCCTATATGACGCCGCCCTTCGGCTACAACCTGTTCCTGATGCGCGCCATGGCCCCGCCCGAGATCGGCCTACGCGACATCTACGCCTCCATCCTGCCTTTCGTCTGCGTGATGGTTCTGGCGCTGGTGCTTGTCATGTGCTTCCCGCAGATCGCCATGTGGCTGCCCAATTACGTTTACGGAAAGTAA
- a CDS encoding TRAP transporter small permease subunit — protein MKRFARGYVRTVDAVNYRIGRVMMYGIFVMIGILLWSSISKTFFLPSLWTLEMAQFAMVTYYIMGGPYSIQLGSNVRMDLFYGNWNDRRKAQVDALTVFCLIFYLGVLLYGAIDSTSYSLQYNERSPTAWRPYLWPVKIIMCLGIFLMLLQAISELIKDVARIRGEEI, from the coding sequence ATGAAGCGCTTCGCCCGCGGATATGTCCGCACCGTCGATGCCGTGAATTACCGGATCGGCCGCGTGATGATGTACGGCATCTTCGTGATGATCGGAATCCTGCTGTGGTCCTCGATCTCGAAAACCTTCTTCCTGCCCTCGCTCTGGACGCTGGAAATGGCGCAGTTTGCCATGGTCACCTATTACATCATGGGCGGCCCCTACTCGATCCAGCTCGGCAGCAACGTGCGGATGGATCTGTTCTACGGCAACTGGAACGATCGCCGCAAAGCGCAGGTGGATGCGCTCACCGTGTTCTGCCTGATCTTCTACCTCGGCGTGCTGCTCTACGGTGCGATCGATAGCACCAGCTACTCCCTTCAATACAACGAGCGCAGCCCCACGGCCTGGCGCCCCTATCTCTGGCCCGTCAAAATCATCATGTGTCTCGGCATCTTCCTCATGCTCCTGCAAGCCATCTCCGAACTCATCAAGGATGTGGCGCGCATCCGCGGGGAGGAGATCTGA